A DNA window from Daucus carota subsp. sativus chromosome 3, DH1 v3.0, whole genome shotgun sequence contains the following coding sequences:
- the LOC108212866 gene encoding probable pectinesterase/pectinesterase inhibitor 7, translated as MASKFFSKNSQALFFAFALLFNCFSSVADNVSSSNSICDSTPYPSSCISSLPTNYNTTNTNVYKVCQFSIRKSMSNARKFKLLIEDYQKSSSALTPGAIRALEDCHLLADLNMNFLTSSLQSVSTKDLSSSRVEEVQTLLSSILTNTQTCLDGLQETASTWSQKNGISTPLANDNKLFSDSLSLFNKGWGHNMNEGTSYPSKKRLSGFKNSQLPSKMSSKDRAVFERIGRKLLQTDDGADEIPISDLVIVNKDGSGNFTTINQALAIAPNNSLASDGYFLIYVVAGVYEEYITIPKNKKYLMMIGDGINQTVITGNHNVVDGWTTFNSPTFAVVGQGFVGVNITFRNTAGGIKHQAVALRNGVDQSTFYSCSFEGYQDTLYVHSQRQYYTECDIYGTVDFIFGNAAAVFQNCNIYPRLPLANQFNAITAQGRIDPNQNTGISIQNCNIKAAADLASSGGTTQTYLGRPWKQYSRTIYVHSFMDSLINLQ; from the exons ATGGCTTCCAAGTTCTTTTCTAAAAATTCCCAAGCTCTGTTTTTTGCATTTGCacttttatttaattgtttttcaTCTGTGGCTGATAATGTTTCTTCCTCTAACTCAATTTGTGATTCAACCCCCTATCCTTCCTCGTGTATCTCCTCTCTTCCGACAAATTACAACACTACCAACACCAACGTCTATAAGGTGTGCCAGTTCTCCATCCGTAAATCCATGTCAAATGCTCGCAAGTTTAAGTTGTTGATTGAGGATTATCAGAAATCATCTTCAGCATTAACACCTGGGGCAATCCGGGCTCTTGAAGATTGCCATTTACTTGCTGATCTTAACATGAATTTTCTGACTAGTTCTTTGCAGTCAGTAAGCACCAAAGACTTATCTTCTTCCAGAGTCGAAGAAGTACAAACCCTACTCAGTTCCATTTTAACAAATACACAGACTTGTTTAGATGGCCTTCAAGAAACAGCTTCAACTTGGAGCCAGAAAAATGGCATCTCCACCCCTCTCGCAAATGATAATAAACTTTTCAGTGATTCTTTATCTCTATTCAACAAAGGTTGGGGACATAATATGAATGAAGGAACGTCTTATCCTTCAAAGAAGCGGCTATCAGGATTTAAAAATAGCCAGTTACCTTCAAAAATGTCAAGCAAAGACAGAGCCGTCTTTGAGAGAATTGGCAGAAAGCTTCTGCAAACAGACGATGGTGCTGATGAGATTCCAATAAGTGACCTGGTCATTGTCAATAAAGATGGAAGCGGGAATTTCACCACCATTAATCAAGCTTTGGCGATAGCTCCAAATAACTCACTAGCTAGTGATGGATATTTTCTGATTTATGTTGTTGCAGGGGTTTACGAAGAATATATTACTATCCCCAAAAACAAGAAGTACTTGATGATGATCGGTGATGGCATTAATCAGACTGTGATCACTGGCAATCACAACGTTGTCGATGGATGGACCACGTTTAATTCCCCAACATTTG CTGTGGTGGGACAAGGATTTGTCGGGGTGAATATAACATTCAGAAATACAGCGGGAGGAATCAAGCATCAAGCAGTTGCATTAAGAAATGGAGTGGATCAGTCTACTTTCTATAGCTGCAGTTTTGAGGGATACCAAGACACTCTCTACGTGCACTCTCAAAGGCAATACTACACAGAGTGTGACATCTATGGCACCGTGGATTTCATATTTGGTAACGCGGCTGCAGTATTTCAGAACTGCAACATTTATCCACGACTTCCATTAGCCAACCAGTTCAATGCCATCACAGCTCAAGGAAGAATTGATCCAAATCAGAACACAGGCATTTCTATACAAAATTGTAATATCAAAGCTGCTGCTGATTTGGCTTCAAGCGGTGGAACTACTCAGACGTATCTAGGAAGGCCCTGGAAACAGTACTCAAGAACTATTTACGTTCACTCTTTCATGGATAGCTTGATCAATCTGCAATGA